The following are encoded together in the Humulus lupulus chromosome 5, drHumLupu1.1, whole genome shotgun sequence genome:
- the LOC133834584 gene encoding uncharacterized protein LOC133834584 yields the protein MVKLASARESRLYGPRISRNRAEYINAGLYLFATVVLLGGFVAQLSGEPKSGLVLLLIALVLIAVINLHDAVAHLAGYDYRFSLMEYDVQLFLVEFLVPVVQALGSIVFFLAILFLFLQEEKGYGYLKVEKHAVNMVIAGPVLWVVGSIHNSCQVYERADGHVQILQQSVHIPFLIGSLLLTVASILNARELAGQLFHGLQLLGRRWIWVSIFGSMFLVLGGFMNVVKVFHMQSSSDGGRMRLEKLRGGAQERLLQEREGQVPLILEEEEHHQRRRRRRPTSPHDQPKIIFPPSPVPTSPYKDVLVAPAPAPGPT from the exons ATGGTAAAGCTAGCCTCGGCTCGCGAAAGCCGACTGTACGGACCGCGGATATCTAGAAACAGAGCAGAGTACATAAACGCGGGGCTGTACCTGTTCGCGACAGTGGTTCTTCTGGGTGGGTTCGTGGCTCAGCTTTCGGGCGAACCCAAGTCGGGCCTTGTCTTATTGCTTATTGCGTTGGTGCTAATCGCCGTGATCAACCTCCATGACGCGGTGGCGCACCTTGCTGGCTACGATTACCGGTTTTCGTTGATGGAGTACGATGTACAGCTCTTTCTCGTGGAGTTCTTAGTCCCGGTGGTTCAAGCATTGGGTTCCATTGTTTTCTTCTTGGcaattctctttctttttcttcag GAAGAGAAAGGTTATGGGTACTTGAAGGTGGAAAAACATGCAGTGAACATGGTAATAGCAGGGCCAGTTTTATGGGTAGTGGGGTCAATCCACAACTCATGCCAAGTGTACGAGAGAGCCGATGGTCATGTCCAAATCTTGCAACAAAGTGTTCACATTCCCTTCTTGATAGGCAGCCTTCTACTCACAGTTGCCTCTATTCTCAATGCTCGTGAGCTTGCTGGACAACTCTTCCATGGTCTCCAACTACTG gggaggaggtggatttgggtGAGCATATTTGGGAGCATGTTTCTTGTGCTTGGGGGGTTTATGAACGTGGTCAAAGTGTTCCATATGCAAAGTAGTAGTGATGGTGGTCGTATGAGACTGGAGAAACTAAGAGGAGGAGCACAAGAGAGGTTGCTCCAAGAAAGAGAAGGACAAGTCCCACTCATcttagaagaagaagaacatcatcagaggaggaggaggagaaggCCTACTAGTCCCCATGACCAACCCAAAATAATATTCCCACCATCCCCAGTCCCAACTAGTCCTTACAAGGATGTTCTAGtcgctcctgctcctgctcctggtCCTACTTAA
- the LOC133778918 gene encoding uncharacterized protein LOC133778918: MTKDKNEEFREIKLNRLKSVLIQFNKRKVGDVIDRYLEAKEKFQQPQYLLQQQPQSIELQQVEQVACSEFNHYSKMHDSFLRQRSKVTWLRFGDDNTSYFYATLKQRSAFNRITAYLDEHGKIVDCYDDVVNHFINHFKGFLGSPSSATSRIQLDCFKVGNILSLDQQLSLIRPFSKKDVKMAMFSIHAVKSPGPEGFGSGFFKYMWKDLGDEIATAMMCVRLSTVLPFLTHQNQGAFIKQRSQVSGLAVNLSKSHIYFGGVHLDERKKIMDSLNIEEGSFPLNIWDCV; this comes from the exons ATGACAAAGGACAAAAATGAGGAATTCAGAGAGATT AAACTAAACAGATTGAAGTCAGTGTTGATTCAGTTTAATAAGAGGAAAGTTGGAGATGTCATAGATAGATATTTAGAAGCCAAGGAAAAATTTCAACAACCACAATATTTGCTGCAACAGCAACCTCAATCTATAGAGTTACAACAAGTAGAACAAGTAGCATGTTCAGAGTTTAATCACTATTCAAAGATGCATGACAGTTTTCTTAGGCAAAGGAGCAAAGTTACTTGGTTGCGATTTGGAGATGACAATACATCTTACTTTTATGCTACTTTAAAACAGAGGTCAGCTTTTAATAGAATCACTGCTTATTTGGATGAACATGGCAAGATTGTTGATTGTTATGATGATGTGGTTAATCATTTTATTAACCATTTTAAAGGTTTTCTGGGCAGTCCTAGCTCTGCTACTTCTAGGATTCAGCTGGATTGTTTTAAGGTTGGCAACATTTTGAGTTTAGACCAGCAACTCAGTTTGATTAGGCCTTTTTCGAAGAAGGATGTAAAAATGGCCATGTTTAGTATTCATGCTGTTAAAAGTCCTGGTCCTGAGGGGTTTGGTTCGGGGTTTTTCAAGTATATGTGGAAAGATTTGGGGGATGAGATAGCCACTGCT ATGATGTGTGTGAGATTGTCTACTGTTCTTCCTTTTCTTACTCATCAGAATCAGGGTGCTTTCATTAAGCAAAGATC TCAGGTTTCTGGTCTTGCAGTGAACTTATCTAAGTCTCACATCTACTTTGGTGGTGTTCATTTGGATGAAAGGAAAAAAATCATGGATAGCTTGAATATTGAGGAGGGATCCTTCCCTTTAAATATCTGGGATTGTGTCTAA
- the LOC133778919 gene encoding uncharacterized protein LOC133778919 → MDDVHSGRPVFEVFNIVPAGKLPQQDNGHDCGIFVMRFMEYIASEQSPPSTYIVDHNERFRFAIDIVLSESNGLFWDVMHDATAYYGVCSSKCGESSTLKEGKCFPPRRYALPPTLSTKKSRQQHWSKRGMRKKRKSMN, encoded by the exons ATGGATGATGTGCATTCTGGCCGACCTGTTTTTGAAGTTTTCAATATAGTGCCTGCTGGAAAACTCCCGCAACAGGACAATGGACatgattgtggtatttttgtcatGAGGTTTATGGAGTACATTGCATCCGAACAATCTCCTCCCTCGACCTAT ATAGTCGACCATAATGAGAGATTCCGATTTGCAATTGATATTGTCTTATCGGAATCCAATGGCCTATTTTGGGATGTGATGCATGATGCAACCGCTTATTATGGAGTTTGTTCAAGCAAATGTGGTGAATCATCAACCTTAAAAGAAGGTAAGTGTTTTCCCCCAAGACGTTATGCTTTGCCTCCAACGCTTTCAACAAAAAAGTCTAGACAGCAACACTGGTCGAAGCGCGGAATGAGAAAAAAGAGGAAGTCAATGAACTAA
- the LOC133778920 gene encoding protein FAR1-RELATED SEQUENCE 5-like has product MESNICTVPGQVKFFNKDPQELSKEDIVHQHLNTLQEWEDFYYTYSQWMGFSVRKEDVRRKKVDNSEWQRKWVCSKQGFRREKWKNLTNRKKTPRAITRTGCLAVLRVNLDRSDNTWVAKDFNPVHNHDLAAKTELHFLRSN; this is encoded by the coding sequence ATGGAAAGTAACATCTGTACAGTACCGGGCCAAGTTAAATTTTTCAATAAAGATCCACAAGAACTATCAAAAGAAGACATCGTACATCAACACCTTAATACCCTTCAAGAATGGGAAGATTTTTATTACACGTACTCCCAATGGATGGGGTTTAGTGTTCGAAAAGAAGATGTTCGCCGCAAGAAGGTCGATAACTCAGAGTGGCAAAGAAAATGGGTTTGCTCGAAACAGGGCTTCAGAAGAGAGAAGTGGAAAAACCTAACTAACCGAAAGAAAACACCCAGAGCCATTACCAGGACAGGTTGTCTCGCAGTACTCCGAGTAAACTTGGATAGGTCGGATAACACGTGGGTGGCGAAAGACTTTAACCCAGTTCATAATCATGACCTAGCTGCAAAGACAGAGCTACATTTCCTGCGATCCAACTGA
- the LOC133778921 gene encoding protein FAR-RED IMPAIRED RESPONSE 1-like, whose translation MKKDLYNWIGRQRRQEAEEGETEAEGALGYLECLGLRDPDFYETHTIDKDFRLADLFWADGNCRRDYNLFGEIMAFDTTYRKNAYNKPLLIFVGVNHHFRTIVFAVALLYNEMEETYIWVLQEFLECMKNKAPHVIVTDGDHAMANAIKVVMPQSVHRLCAWHLQANLTSNAPHPLFKEKFNDLLYQYCTEEQFEDTWNNMVSEFHLQESRWAKTTYANRKSWAECFLWGNFFAGLTTTQRSESINSYLSHFLTSKLKLRDLVGQVDAAIQNIHHTEREDDFISNHTSPSIPTNVLHQYYQKFSSILTRTMYEKVAEQISSALSYLVDSVDVTVNSRSYYLTRFPKGLVRS comes from the coding sequence ATGAAAAAGGATCTTTATAATTGGATTGGTCGCCAAAGACGACAGGAAGCAGAAGAAGGGGAAACAGAAGCTGAAGGTGCACTCGGTTACCTAGAATGTCTCGGTTTGCGTGACCCTGATTTCTATGAAACACACACAATTGACAAGGACTTCAGATTGGCAGACCTGTTCTGGGCCGATGGAAATTGTCGTAGAGATTACAATTTGTTCGGCGAAATCATGGCTTTTGACACGACATATAGGAAAAATGCATACAACAAACCATTACTAATCTTCGTCGGGGTGAACCATCATTTCAGAACAATTGTTTTTGCAGTTGCATTGTTATACAATGAGATGGAGGAGACATACATATGGGTTTTACAAGAATTCTTAGAGTGCATGAAAAACAAGGCACCGCATGTTATTGTCACCGATGGAGACCACGCTATGGCAAACGCAATAAAGGTAGTCATGCCGCAGTCAGTCCACCGTTTGTGTGCGTGGCACCTTCAGGCCAACTTAACCAGCAATGCACCTCACCCACTTTTCAAGGAAAAATTCAACGACCTCCTTTATCAATATTGTACCGAGGAACAGTTTGAGGATACATGGAACAATATGGTCTCAGAATTCCATCTTCAAGAAAGTCGCTGGGCAAAAACAACTTACGCCAACCGTAAAAGTTGGGCTGAGTGTTTCCTTTGGGGAAACTTCTTCGCGGGTCTTACAACCACCCAAAGGTCCGAGTCAATCAATTCCTACCTATCGCACTTCCTAACGAGCAAACTTAAGCTTAGGGATCTTGTCGGCCAAGTTGATGCAGCCATACAGAACATTCACCACACCGAAAGGGAGGATGACTTCATTAGTAACCACACTTCGCCCAGTATACCAACAAACGTCCTCCACCAGTACTACCAAAAATTTTCCTCCATTCTTACCAGGACCATGTACGAAAAGGTGGCAGAGCAAATCAGTAGTGCTCTTTCATACTTAGTTGACTCTGTAGATGTAACAGTTAACAGTCGGTCGTACTACTTGACACGTTTCCCAAAAGGACTAGTACGGAGTTAA